In Portunus trituberculatus isolate SZX2019 chromosome 24, ASM1759143v1, whole genome shotgun sequence, a single genomic region encodes these proteins:
- the LOC123508364 gene encoding uncharacterized protein LOC123508364, which translates to MRVGVIYVPRRPKKVIGALQLHSSTRQRSKHEVNGAQNTSISGRLMATEDRACVSEEGSNTHTREPAAKVRRTVQKGDAASGSPDGRPGPFPVSATRTILQGVLSFFKRSEPSPSAPIASLSRLSFPLSLRSFFLGSLSEGQEKEQQQRELEQQKQQLLITGDTSENKENIPPTTREQTSTAATLRSFRHKSSLKRPRQKTDKPGTSRSAHREPTRSPTTASNVTSPVNRNIEKMKKIRPLSLRRSTTGDDHGFIQVSYEQFRWFTQLAENPKIQDFLKRDICYRYADKYLLAMVFTYFARARLEKDQYNENNFFAALYLAHDMEEDEEELKYEVFPWALGARWRKSYHSLLKVRDDIFWAIHCRAVVSKRGCDQVMDMQPDCWLWQRERPTYHGGATRDYLRDPSDDGRPRGPGRSPLQCQLCLERECANSDNSYFLYLSDSSSSMGTLCFEASIIEHKEGDSGFETFLCEPCGTGLVTLDSALKRPSPELEVVLE; encoded by the exons ATGAGAGTGGGTGTCATATACGTTCCCCGCCGACCAAAGAAGGTGATAGGAGCTTTGCAGTTACACTCCTCAACCAGACAAAGATCTAAGCACGAGGTCAACGGTGCTCAAAATACATCAATCTCtggaaggttaatggccactgaAGACCGGGCATGTGTTTCGGAGGAAGGTAGCAACACCCACACCAGAGAGCCCGCTGCTAAAGTGCGTCGAACGGTGCAGAAAGGTGACGCTGCGTCGGGCTCTCCTGACGGAAGACCTGGGCCTTTCCCCGTTAGTGCCACTAGAACAATCCTGCAAGGTGTACTAAGCTTCTTCAAGAGGAGTGAACCCTCGCCATCAGCCCCCATAGCTTCCCTGTCCCGCCTATctttccctctgtccctccgtAGCTTCTTTCTTGGGAGCCTTTCTGAAGGCCAAGAGAAGGAGCAGCAACAGAGGGAACTTgagcaacaaaaacagcagtTACTTATTACAGGAGACACCTctgagaacaaagaaaacattcCTCCAACGACTCGCGAACAAACGTCGACAGCGGCTACACTACGATCCTTTCGTCATAAAAGTTCTTTGAAGCGTCCGCGGCAGAAGACGGATAAGCCTGGCACCAGTCGATCAGCCCACCGGGAACCTACCCGCTCTCCTACCACAGCTTCG AACGTCACTTCGCCGGTAAATAGAAAcatagagaagatgaaaaagattcGTCCTCTTTCCCTCCGACGAAGTACAACTGGAGATGACCATGGCTTCATACAAGTCTCCTACGAGCAGTTCCGTTGGTTCACACAGTTAGCAG AGAACCCGAAGATACAAGATTTCCTGAAAAGGGACATCTGTTACCGCTACGCCGACAAGTACCTTCTGGCCATGGTGTTTACATACTTCGCCCGTGCCCGCCTCGAGAAGGACCAGTACAATGAGAATAATTTCTTCGCCGCCTT GTACTTGGCCCACGAcatggaggaagacgaggaggagctgAAGTACGAGGTATTCCCATGGGCGTTAGGTGCTCGCTGGCGGAAATCTTATCATTCTTTGCTCAAAGTGCGTGATGACATCTTCTGGGCTATCCACTGCCGCGCTGTTGTTTCCAAGCGAGGGTGTGATCAG GTGATGGATATGCAGCCGGACTGTTGGCTGTGGCAGCGAGAGAGACCCACCTACCACGGGGGTGCCACACGGGACTATCTCAGGGACCCTTCTGATGATG GTCGTCCCCGAGGACCTGGGAGGTCTCCACTGCAGTGTCAACTTTGCCTAGAGCGTGAATGCGCAAACTCAGACAACTCGTATTTCCTCTACCTTTCAGACTCTTCTTCCAGCATGGGCACTCTCTGTTTCG AAGCTTCCATCATAGAGCACAAAGAAGGAGACTCTGgctttgaaaccttcctctgcGAGCCGTGTGGCACTGGTCTCGTCACCCTCGACTCTGCACTCAAGAGACCCTCCCCTGAACTTGAAGTTGTATTGGAATGA
- the LOC123508363 gene encoding protein Red-like, giving the protein MPTGGEEVFSNPLAPPGEALMDDRPQRLTNADFRKLLMTPRAPAGSQKETVASTGTKTPGTEPPTQRRENKDDARAAERKKKKSYYAKIKKEEEEKMAELAEKYRDRAKERREGKNPDYQAEDPSQAGMGGYRAVAPDLKSGLDAAERRKQMIQESKFLGGDMEHTHLVKGLDYALLQKVRSEIQLKESELKIEIDRSAPDAPKEKKPPPPPPPPPTVAPVPQEDDELVFKTNVGRRIFGSIFNTKPAEFNDLFLTGRMAYAIDLDDDVAESDIPTTVIRSKADLQGIENMQATFTTNDIVIQKLTQILSYLRTGRANKKQKKKDKGKNESANRAAADDSIYGDIGEYVPSVGKATDREKERGDRDRDRDRGRDRDRDRERDRRDRDKERGDRERDRDKDRRDRDRDRDRDRDRHDRDREHDRERKPRSYFSRSAHEEVKNEIRAAEERLQAQWPTASDIKVDKQVSQLTQSVTQLPQQQQQQQQQPQQPQQPQQMATQHAQQNPKPVNSLLAGNDYYTECYPGMAEMQDAIDDSDDEADYTKMDMGNKKGPVGRWDFDTQEEYSDYMNQREAMPKAAFQYGVKMADGRKTRRIGGNKEKDRNAELNREWQQIQQILKRRKDTDGGGGGPEKAARYDY; this is encoded by the exons ATGCCCACGG GTGGTGAGGAGGTGTTCTCCAATCCCTTGGCTCCCCCAGGGGAGGCCTTGATGGATGACAG GCCACAGCGTTTGACCAATGCAGATTTCCGTAAGCTGCTGATGACACCACGAGCTCCGGCAGGCAGCCAGAAGGAAACTGTTGCTTCCACAGGGACCAAGACACCGGGCACTGAGCCGCCCACACAGCGCCGGGAGAATAAAGATGATGCTCGAGCtgctgagaggaagaaaaagaaaag TTACTATgcaaaaattaaaaaggaggaagaggagaaaatggctGAGCTTGCTGAAAAGTATCGAGACCGAGCTAAGGAACGTCGGGAAGGCAAGAACCCAGACTACCAAGCTGAGGATCCCTCCCAGGCTGGCATGGGTGGCTACCGGGCTGTGGCTCCTGACCTCAAGTC GGGCCTTGATGCTGCCGAACGTCGTAAGCAGATGATCCAAGAGTCCAAGTTCTTGGGTGGTGACATGGAGCACACTCACTTGGTGAAGGGTCTGGATTATGCCCTGCTGCAGAAGGTACGCTCAGAGATCCAACTGAAGGAGTCTGAGCTCAAGATAGAGATAGATCGGTCTGCCCCAGATGCACCAAAGGAGAAgaagccacctcctcctcctcctccccctcctacaGTTGCCCCAGTACCACAGGAAGATGATGAACTTGTGTTCAA GACCAATGTAGGACGGCGCATCTTTGGCAGTATCTTCAACACCAAGCCAGCAGAGTTTAATGACCTTTTCCTGACGGGCCGCATGGCTTACGCCATTGATCTGGATGATGATGTAGCAGAGAGTGATATCCCCACCACTGTTATTCGTTCCAAGGCTGACCTCCAGGGGATTGAG AACATGCAAGCAACCTTTACCACCAATGACATCGTTATCCAAAAATTGACGCAGATTCTGTCATACCTTCGCACAGGACGAGCCaacaagaaacagaagaagaaggacaaggggaaaaatgaatCA GCCAACCGAGCAGCAGCTGATGACAGTATCTATGGGGACATCGGGGAGTACGTGCCGTCAGTGGGCAAGGCCACAGACCGGGAGAAGGAACGtggagatagagacagagaccgAGACAGGGGGAGGGACCGAGACCGAGACCGTGAGCGAGACCGCCGTGACAGggacaaagaaagaggagaccgagagagggacagggacaAGGACCGGCGAGACCGTGACAGGGATCGTGATCGAGATCGGGACAG ACATGATCGTGACAGAGAACATGACAGGGAGAGGAAACCTCGGTCATACTTTAGCCGTTCTGCCCACGAGGAGGTGAAGAATGAGATCCGTGCAGCTGAGGAGAGGCTGCAGGCACAGTGGCCCACTGCCAGTGACATCAAGGTAGACAAGCAGGTCTCTCAGCTCACCCAATCAGTGACACAGTtaccccagcagcagcagcagcagcagcagcagcctcagCAGCCTCAACAGCCACAGCAAATGGCAACCCAGCATGCCCAGCAGAACCCAAAACC AGTCAACAGTCTTCTGGCAGGGAATGACTACTACACAGAATGCTATCCAGGCATGGCAGAGATGCAGGATGCTATTGATGATTCAGATGATGAGGCTGACTACACCAAGATGGACATG ggCAACAAAAAGGGTCCTGTGGGTCGCTGGGACTTTGACACCCAGGAGGAGTACAGTGACTACATGAACCAGCGGGAGGCCATGCCCAAGGCTGCTTTCCAGTATGGTGTGAAGATGGCTGATGGTAGGAAGACTCGACGCATTGGGgggaacaaagagaaggatcgcAATGCTGAGCTCAACAGAGAGTGGCAGCAAATTCAACAGATCCTGAAGCGCCGCAAGGacactgatggtggtggaggaggacc gGAGAAGGCAGCAAGATATGACTACTGA